One Helianthus annuus cultivar XRQ/B chromosome 12, HanXRQr2.0-SUNRISE, whole genome shotgun sequence genomic region harbors:
- the LOC110893640 gene encoding uncharacterized protein LOC110893640 has protein sequence MGKGDEYRPRDSISGKWTNINKKCTNFQTVYQRTFAGWKSGSKDEDITQAALVEYTDANGHFPYMRCWQILRHSPKWATVSTPSGRSGNKRPSKRSKTNESGEPETPTSDARNTDLNEDIPDDEPVEELPRPPGRSRRAKKPESSSISMRTDMCNAFSEINNRLQDIHELGTKRMEENREVTEIMRDRQWAHDFEFYSKPHDHLTRKALKMALAQKERLEKNIIFEWGAICPHKAPIKPQTPLRGAL, from the exons ATGGGTAAAGGAGACGAATACCGCCCACGGGACTCTATATCGGGAAAGTGGACCAATATAAACAAGAAatgcacaaactttcaaaccgtgTACCAACGCACGTTTGCCGGATGGAAAAGTGGAAGTAAGGACGAAGACATTACGCAAGCGGCATTGGTCGAGTATACGGATGCTAATGGCCATTTCCCGTACATGAGGTGTTGGCAAATCCTTCGCCATAGCCCCAAATGGGCCACCGTATCTACTCCGAGTGGTCGTTCGGGAAATAAACGGCCGTCAAAGAGGTCTAAAACAAACGAGTCGGGTGAACCCGAAACGCCAACCTCCGACGCTCGAAACACCGACTTGAACGAGGATATTCCGGATGACGAGCCGGTGGAGGAGCTACCAAGACCGCCCGGAAGAAGTAGGCGGGCGAAAAAGCCCGAGTCGTCATCGATATCTATGAGAACGGATATGTGTAACGCATTTTCGGAGATAAACAACCGACTTCAAGACATACACGAACTCGGTACTAAACGTATGGAGGAGAACCGCGAAGTTACGGAGATTATGCGGGATAGACAATGGGCTCACGACTTTGAGTTCTACTCGAAACCGCACGACCACCTTACCAGAAAAGCTTTGAAGATGGCGTTGGCCCAAAAGGAAAGGCTCGAAAAAAATATAATCTTTGAA TGGGGCGCTATATGCCCTCATAAAGCCCCTATAAAGCCCCAAACACCACTACGAGGGGCTTTATGA
- the LOC110896119 gene encoding ARM REPEAT PROTEIN INTERACTING WITH ABF2 — MDFTTGEDHNQQPIDHLLSILLLLSDQIRHAITDSKSYKLECTEVGKLIDHLSKMLRSFVRFTTTAPSFYDRPVRRVFSDLTRNLTRALTLVRKCRRRSIFLRVVTIVSTSEFRKLFSLLDASIGDMKWLISIYDVGTDKSDTGVVLSLPPIASNDPIIAWVWSYISSLYLSPLSVKIEVANELCSLANDNDRNKKMIVEEGGIPPLLKLLKEESNFEAQIAAAVTLFNLVNNEDRARLVTSESGVPVIVQCLHKAPIRVQVSVVKLIARMAENDEVSQEAFARENVIRPLVTLLSFDTVDNLYERQSIHSVFKMNKIGSMANSSSATTTWSINRKERENEPSELKLELKTCCARALWMLSRGNLANSKLLTETKGLLVLAKLIETETGELQTNCLMNVMEIAAAAESNPELRRAAFRTNSPAAKAVVDQLLRLVQESEIAGIKIPAIKSIGSLARTFPARETRVIGPLVKQLSHQNPEVVTEAAIALGKFASPDNFLCTEHSKTIIEFDGVIPLMRLLRGNERTQHHALVLLCYLAMHAGNNEALVQARVLTALEGADKSIVGQHSQLRQLIMEAIHQLNMYHAGVIPSQRVSHSP; from the coding sequence ATGGACTTCACCACCGGCGAAGACCACAACCAACAACCCATCGACCACCTCCTCTCCATCCTACTCCTCCTCTCCGACCAAATCCGTCACGCCATCACCGACTCCAAATCCTACAAACTCGAGTGCACCGAAGTCGGTAAACTCATCGACCACCTCTCCAAAATGCTCCGCTCCTTCGTCCGGTTCACCACCACCGCCCCCTCCTTCTACGACCGCCCGGTCCGCCGCGTCTTCTCTGACCTCACCCGCAACCTCACCCGTGCCCTAACCCTCGTACGGAAATGTCGCCGGAGAAGCATCTTCCTCCGTGTCGTCACCATCGTAAGCACTAGCGAATTTAGAAAACTGTTTTCTCTTCTCGATGCTTCCATAGGTGACATGAAATGGTTAATTAGTATATATGATGTTGGTACTGATAAATCTGATACTGGTGTTGTGTTATCTTTGCCTCCGATTGCGAGTAATGATCCGATTATTGCTTGGGTTTGGTCTTATATATCCTCACTGTATTTAAGCCCGTTGAGTGTTAAAATTGAAGTGGCTAACGAACTCTGTTCCTTAGCTAATGATAACGATAGAAACAAAAAAATGATAGTGGAAGAAGGCGGGATTCCGCCTTTGTTAAAGTTGTTGAAAGAGGAATCGAATTTCGAAGCGCAAATCGCGGCTGCGGTTACGCTTTTTAATCTGGTTAATAACGAAGATAGAGCTAGGTTGGTTACTAGTGAAAGCGGGGTTCCGGTCATAGTACAGTGTTTACATAAGGCACCGATTCGGGTACAGGTTTCGGTTGTGAAGTTGATTGCGAGAATGGCGGAGAACGATGAGGTTTCACAAGAGGCGTTTGCTAGAGAGAATGTGATTAGACCGCTTGTTACGCTGTTGTCGTTTGACACGGTCGATAATTTGTATGAACGGCAGAGTATTCATTCGGTTTTTAAGATGAATAAGATTGGTTCGATGGCAAATTCGTCATCTGCGACAACGACATGGTCGATTAATAGGAAAGAGAGGGAAAACGAGCCATCTGAGTTGAAACTCGAGTTGAAAACGTGTTGTGCGAGGGCGTTATGGATGCTTTCTAGAGGTAATCTTGCAAACAGCAAGTTGTTAACCGAGACAAAAGGGTTACTAGTTCTCGCTAAGCTTATAGAAACCGAAACCGGTGAACTACAGACCAACTGTTTAATGAATGTCATGGAGATTGCAGCCGCAGCGGAATCGAATCCCGAGCTCAGACGAGCGGCTTTCAGGACTAATTCTCCTGCCGCAAAAGCCGTAGTGGATCAGCTTTTAAGGTTGGTCCAAGAATCCGAAATAGCTGGAATCAAGATTCCAGCTATTAAATCAATCGGGTCACTGGCCCGGACTTTCCCAGCTCGGGAAACGCGGGTGATCGGCCCGTTGGTCAAACAACTGAGTCACCAAAACCCTGAAGTGGTAACAGAAGCCGCGATTGCTTTGGGGAAGTTTGCGTCCCCTGATAACTTTCTTTGTACGGAGCATTCGAAAACGATTATTGAATTCGATGGCGTGATTCCGTTGATGAGATTGTTGAGAGGGAATGAAAGAACACAGCATCATGCATTGGTGTTATTGTGTTATCTTGCAATGCATGCTGGAAACAATGAGGCACTTGTGCAGGCAAGAGTATTGACAGCTTTAGAAGGGGCTGATAAGTCAATTGTTGGTCAACATTCTCAGTTGAGACAGTTGATTATGGAAGCAATTCATCAGCTTAATATGTATCATGCTGGTGTTATTCCTTCTCAAAGAGTGTCACACTCACCTTGA
- the LOC110897187 gene encoding uncharacterized protein At2g29880-like: MDSKKEKGKREIWPKEMVLELCRFLNKYITKHGRTSPFKWVTLQPEFEKVINHKFASDKAMKNKYDSMRKEYNLWKSLKNGETGLGWNESTKQLNCSDEWWKRKIQENPKVLGIQNNQPSIQLQEEWDMLFGDVVASGENCVAPSMDPTTFNEVHVENLEDDNVENLEDDNVEGGENFFSDFLNEVSQPDASTLSPKKF; encoded by the exons ATGGATTCTAAGAAAGAGAAAGGGAAAAGAGAAATTTGGCCAAAAGAAATGGTTTTAGAATTATGTCGGTTCCTAAACAAATATATCACGAAGCATGGTCGAACTTCCCCATTCAAATGGGTCACACTTCAGCCAGAGTTTGAAAAAGTTATAAATCATAAATTCGCCAGTGATAAAGCTATGAAGAACAAGTATGACAGTATGAGAAAAGAGTATAACCTTTGGAAGTCACTTAAGAATGGAGAGACTGGTCTAGGTTGGAATGAAAGTACCAAGCAACTTAATTGTTCTGATGAATGGTGGAAAAGAAAAATTCAG GAAAACCCGAAAGTTCTAGGAATTCAAAATAACCAACCATCTATACAACTACAAGAAGAGTGGGATATGTTATTTGGAGATGTAGTTGCTAGTGGGGAAAATTGTGTGGCACCCTCTATGGATCCAACTACATTCAATGAGGTGCATGTTGAGAACCTTGAGGATGACAATGTTGAGAACCTTGAAGATGACAATGTTGAGGGAGGTGAAAATTTCTTTAGTGACTTTTTGAATGAAGTAAGTCAACCCGATGCATCAACATTAAGCccaaaaaaattttga
- the LOC110897186 gene encoding uncharacterized protein LOC110897186 — protein sequence MKRRGRESLGASILKEHLTQSNMNQQRALEILESDSSKLSQSTKFSIEAAMGLLSRMVDAGLMREDEELWLFAMDLFEDPVKREMFINVPHDHGRVTMNNETSKKKHKLHCYNFLLDSTYTCDLVAAYYYKHIYKEPCMTSPQTGQAWMMEVLNGNPIRCVNAFRMHPNVFTKLCKELESNYGLQSSDRMSTCEKVGIILYTLALGLSNRDVGERFQRSGETISRAFHEVLEAIAGRGKGFQGLARDIIKPKDPTFQFVPPQILNDKRYMPYFKDCIGCIDGTHIGACIPESQQLPYIGRKGVPTFNVMATCDFDMCFTFVSIGWEGSAHDTRVFINATQNSKFNFPQPPEGKYYLVDKGYPDRKGYLVPYSKTRYHQSQFQREPPNNMQEAFNRSHSSLRSHIERSFGILKKRFKILGKMPKYSVQTQIDVIMATFALHNYIRNSQEDFMFTAMEQHPNYIPRDELHDVRNHDTSTSGLFEGTSNEMKHVRNEIATLIWNARH from the exons ATGAAACGTAGAGGGAGAGAATCATTGGGAGCTTCAATACTTAAAGAACATTTAACTCAAAGTAATATGAATCAACAACGTGCTCTAGAAATATTAGAATCAGATTCTTCCAAACTCAGTCAAAGTACTAAGTTTAGTATTGAAGCTGCTATGGGTTTGCTTAGCCGGATGGTAGATGCAGGATTAATGAGAGAAGATGAGGAGTTGTGGTTATTTGCAATGGATTTATTTGAAGATCCTGTGAAAAGAGAAATGTTTATAAATGTGCCACATGATCATGGTAG GGTTACAATGAATAATGAAACAAGTAAGAAGAAGCACAAACTGCATTGTTATAACTTTTTGTTGGATTCAACCTATACATGTGATCTAGTTGCTGCATACTATTATAAGCATATATACAAGGAACCATGCATGACATCACCTCAAACGGGACAGGCTTGGATGATGGAAGTTTTAAATGGCAATCCTATACGATGTGTAAATGCATTCAGAATGCATCCAAATGTGTTTACGAAATTATGTAAAGAGCTTGAATCAAACTATGGATTACAGTCGAGTGATAGAATGTCAACTTGTGAGAAGGTGGGGATAATTTTGTATACATTGGCATTGGGTTTATCTAACAGGGATGTTGGGGAGCGTTTTCAACGTTCTGGGGAGACTATTAGTAGAGCCTTTCATGAAGTTCTAGAGGCAATAGCTGGTAGAGGTAAAGGTTTTCAAGGTTTAGCACGTGACATTATAAAACCAAAAGATCCAACTTTTCAATTCGTACCACCTCAAATCTTGAATGACAAAAGATACATGCCGTATTTCAAG gATTGTATTGGATGTATTGACGGTACACACATAGGGGCCTGCATCCCAGAGAGTCAGCAACTACCTTATATTGGTAGAAAAGGGGTACCAACTTTCAACGTAATGGCAACATGTGATTTCGATATGTGTTTCACGTTCGTATCGATCGGATGGGAGGGATCAGCACATGACACGCGCGTTTTCATTAACGCGACCCAAAATAGTAAATTCAACTTCCCACAACCACCTGAAG GTAAATATTATTTGGTTGATAAAGGATATCCAGATAGAAAAGGATACCTTGTTCCATATTCCAAGACAAGATACCATCAATCCCAATTTCAAAGAGAGCCCCCGAATAATATGCAAGAAGCTTTCAACCGTTCACATTCATCTTTACGAAGTCATATTGAGAGgtcatttggaattttgaagaaACGATTTAAGATACTTGGTAAAATGCCCAAGTATAGCGTGCAAACACAAATTGATGTTATCATGGCTACATTTGCATTGCATAACTATATACGTAATTCTCAAGAAGATTTCATGTTTACTGCAATGGAGCAACATCCAAACTACATACCACGCGATGAACTGCATGATGTTCGTAACCATGACACAAGCACTAGCGGTCTATTTGAAGGAACATCGAATGAGATGAAACATGTTCGCAACGAAATCGCTACTTTGATATGGAATGCACGACATTAA